One genomic region from Nymphaea colorata isolate Beijing-Zhang1983 chromosome 12, ASM883128v2, whole genome shotgun sequence encodes:
- the LOC116265820 gene encoding transcriptional corepressor LEUNIG_HOMOLOG-like isoform X2 — MAQNNWEADKMLDVYIYDYLLKRNLQNSAKAFMAEGKVAADPVAIDAPGGFLFEWWSVFWDIFIARTNEKHSDVAAAYIEAQQVKAREHQQQMQMQQLQIMQQRQAQLQRRDAGHPSFTGSVNGMGSESLLGQSTASVLAAKMYEERMKHPNSMDPESSSQLDANRMALLKSSTNQGQLVQGTPGNLSATLQQIQAQTQQMPDMKSDANLIASQRPLPMDASIYAPRLLHSKAGLGSPGLNEGASGLPLKGWPLTVTGLDQLRPNLGQQKSFIQTPNQFQLLTAQQQHQLLAQAQVHGNIGPAGSANFSDMDPRRFRMSQRSGLNGKDGQSANEGSIGSSIGSPKIRAPSQDQAELLMKMQHSSAQQQQSGQLQLQQLQQSNRKRKQHSSSGAVNSTGTGNTAGPSPTSAPSTPSTHTPGDGLPVAGSMHVNSMCRSTIMCGADGPGGLASSSNQLEDMEHFGDGCLEDNVESFLSPHDDADPSLFGTLKRSPMDHNADSSKGFTFLEVGCLRSSSNKVVCCHFSSDGKLLASAGHEKKVVLWNMDTLKTESTPEEHDHLITDIRFKPGSSHLATSSFDRTVRLWNAADPNYCLHVYTGHGSPVMSLDFHPKKTDILCSCEGNGEIRLWSSNQFVCTRVSKHRATAQVRFQPRVGQLLAAADENVVSIFDFEADRRIHALEGHTKEVHSVCWDANGDYLASVSEDSVRVWSLASGGECIHELSSNGNKFHSCVFHPAYPTLLVIGGYQSLELWNMVDNKTMTVAAHEGLIAALAQSPATGMVASASHDKCVKIWK, encoded by the exons ATGGCGCAGAACAATTGGGAAGCCGATAAAAT GCTGGATGTCTACATCTATGACTATCTTTTGAAGAGAAATCTGCAAAATTCTGCTAAAGCTTTTATGGCAGAGGGGAAGGTTGCTGCTGATCCCGTAG caATTGATGCACCTGGtggttttttatttgaatggtGGTCTGTCTTTTGGGACATCTTCATTGCAAGGACGAATGAAAAACATTCAGACGTTGCTGCTGCATATATAGAG GCACAACAAGTGAAAGCTCGGGAGCATCAACAGCAAATGCAGATGCAGCAGTTACAAATTATGCAGCAAAGACAAGCACAATTACAGCGAAGAGATGCTGGTCATCCTTCATTCACAGGCTCCGTAAATGGTATGGGTTCAGAAAGCCTGTTGGGGCAGTCCACAGCCAGTGTCCTGGCTGCCAAGATGTATGAAGAACGTATGAAACACCCAAACTCCATGGATCCAGAGTCATCTTCCCAGCTTGATGCAAATAGAATGGCCCTTCTAAAATCATCGACCAATCAAGG CCAGTTGGTCCAAGGAACACCTGGTAATCTGTCTGCTACCCTGCAACAGATTCAAGCACAAACACAACAGATGCCT GATATGAAAAGTGATGCCAATTTAATTGCAAGTCAAAGACCTTTACCAATGGATGCATCCATATATGCACCGAGGCTTCTGCATTCAAAAGCTGGACTTGGTAGCCCAG GACTTAATGAGGGTGCTAGCGGTCTCCCGTTAAAGGGTTGGCCGTTAACTGTAACT GGGCTTGATCAACTTCGTCCAAACCTTGGTCAGCAGAAATCCTTCATACAAACACCAAACCAGTTTCAACTTTTGACAGCACAGCAACAACATCAGCTTTTAGCACAAGCCCAAGTTCATGGAAATATAGGACCAGCAGGTTCAGCGAATTTCAGTGACATGGATCCTCGGAGGTTTAGGATGTCACAGCGATCTGGATTGAATGGAAAAGATGGGCAGTCTGCAAATGAAGGATCCATAGGCTCTTCCATTGGTTCACCAAAGATCAGAGCTCCTTCACAGGATCAAGCAGAACTTCTCATGAAG ATGCAGCATTCTTCAGCACAACAGCAACAATCTGGCCAGTTGCAGCTACAGCAATTGCAGCAG AGcaacaggaaaagaaagcaGCATTCATCTTCTGGAGCTGTGAATAGTACTGGCACTGGAAATACTGCTGGCCCATCCCCAACTTCTGCACCATCAACTCCATCAACCCACACACCTGGTGATGGATTGCCTGTGGCTGGAAGTATGCATGTCAATAGTATGTGTAGAAGTACAATCATGTGTGGTGCAGATGGACCTGGTGGACTTGCATCTTCTTCAAATCAGCTG GAAGACATGGAACACTTCGGAGATGGCTGCTTGGAGGACAATGTAGAATCATTTTTATCTCCTCATGATGATGCAGATCCAAGCTTATTTGGTACACTAAAGAGGAGTCCTATGGACCACAATGCAGATTCTTCGAAAG GTTTTACATTCCTTGAGGTTGGTTGTCTGCGTTCTAGTTCTAACAAAGTTGTCTGCTGCCATTTTTCATCTGATGGGAAATTGTTGGCTAGTGCTGGGCATGAGAAGAAG GTTGTCCTATGGAACATGGACACCTTGAAAACGGAGAGTACTCCTGAAGAACATGATCACTTGATTACAGATATTCGGTTCAAACCTGGTTCATCTCACCTGGCTACATCTTCCTTTGACAGGACAGTGCGACTATGGAATGCTGCTGAT CCAAACTATTGTCTACATGTATATACTGGGCATGGATCCCCAGTCATGTCGCTGGATTTTCATCCAAAGAAGACAGATATTTTGTGTTCTTGTGAAGGCAATGGTGAAATTCGTTTGTGGAGCAGCAACCAATTCGTGTGTACACGTGTTTCcaag CATCGTGCAACTGCACAAGTGCGATTTCAACCGAGAGTTGGGCAACTTCTAGCTGCAGCAGATGAAAATGTTGTATCCATTTTTGATTTCGAGGCAGACAGAAGGATACATGCACTAGAG GGTCACACCAAAGAGGTACACTCTGTCTGCTGGGATGCTAATGGGGACTATCTTGCTTCTGTAAGTGAGGATTCTGTCAGGGTGTGGTCCTTAGCATCTGGTGGTGAATGCATACATGAGCTCAGCTCCAATGGGAACAAGTTCCATTCTTGTGTTTTCCATCCAGCATATCCCACACTCCTTGTAATTGGTGGATATCAG TCGTTGGAGCTCTGGAACATGGTGGATAACAAGACCATGACGGTGGCAGCCCATGAAGGCCTGATAGCAGCATTGGCGCAGTCACCTGCCACAGGTATGGTTGCATCTGCCAGCCATGACAAGTGTGTGAAAATCTGGAAATAA
- the LOC116265820 gene encoding transcriptional corepressor LEUNIG_HOMOLOG-like isoform X1: MAQNNWEADKMLDVYIYDYLLKRNLQNSAKAFMAEGKVAADPVAIDAPGGFLFEWWSVFWDIFIARTNEKHSDVAAAYIEAQQVKAREHQQQMQMQQLQIMQQRQAQLQRRDAGHPSFTGSVNGMGSESLLGQSTASVLAAKMYEERMKHPNSMDPESSSQLDANRMALLKSSTNQGQLVQGTPGNLSATLQQIQAQTQQMPDMKSDANLIASQRPLPMDASIYAPRLLHSKAGLGSPGLNEGASGLPLKGWPLTVTGLDQLRPNLGQQKSFIQTPNQFQLLTAQQQHQLLAQAQVHGNIGPAGSANFSDMDPRRFRMSQRSGLNGKDGQSANEGSIGSSIGSPKIRAPSQDQAELLMKMNMDQMQHSSAQQQQSGQLQLQQLQQSNRKRKQHSSSGAVNSTGTGNTAGPSPTSAPSTPSTHTPGDGLPVAGSMHVNSMCRSTIMCGADGPGGLASSSNQLEDMEHFGDGCLEDNVESFLSPHDDADPSLFGTLKRSPMDHNADSSKGFTFLEVGCLRSSSNKVVCCHFSSDGKLLASAGHEKKVVLWNMDTLKTESTPEEHDHLITDIRFKPGSSHLATSSFDRTVRLWNAADPNYCLHVYTGHGSPVMSLDFHPKKTDILCSCEGNGEIRLWSSNQFVCTRVSKHRATAQVRFQPRVGQLLAAADENVVSIFDFEADRRIHALEGHTKEVHSVCWDANGDYLASVSEDSVRVWSLASGGECIHELSSNGNKFHSCVFHPAYPTLLVIGGYQSLELWNMVDNKTMTVAAHEGLIAALAQSPATGMVASASHDKCVKIWK, translated from the exons ATGGCGCAGAACAATTGGGAAGCCGATAAAAT GCTGGATGTCTACATCTATGACTATCTTTTGAAGAGAAATCTGCAAAATTCTGCTAAAGCTTTTATGGCAGAGGGGAAGGTTGCTGCTGATCCCGTAG caATTGATGCACCTGGtggttttttatttgaatggtGGTCTGTCTTTTGGGACATCTTCATTGCAAGGACGAATGAAAAACATTCAGACGTTGCTGCTGCATATATAGAG GCACAACAAGTGAAAGCTCGGGAGCATCAACAGCAAATGCAGATGCAGCAGTTACAAATTATGCAGCAAAGACAAGCACAATTACAGCGAAGAGATGCTGGTCATCCTTCATTCACAGGCTCCGTAAATGGTATGGGTTCAGAAAGCCTGTTGGGGCAGTCCACAGCCAGTGTCCTGGCTGCCAAGATGTATGAAGAACGTATGAAACACCCAAACTCCATGGATCCAGAGTCATCTTCCCAGCTTGATGCAAATAGAATGGCCCTTCTAAAATCATCGACCAATCAAGG CCAGTTGGTCCAAGGAACACCTGGTAATCTGTCTGCTACCCTGCAACAGATTCAAGCACAAACACAACAGATGCCT GATATGAAAAGTGATGCCAATTTAATTGCAAGTCAAAGACCTTTACCAATGGATGCATCCATATATGCACCGAGGCTTCTGCATTCAAAAGCTGGACTTGGTAGCCCAG GACTTAATGAGGGTGCTAGCGGTCTCCCGTTAAAGGGTTGGCCGTTAACTGTAACT GGGCTTGATCAACTTCGTCCAAACCTTGGTCAGCAGAAATCCTTCATACAAACACCAAACCAGTTTCAACTTTTGACAGCACAGCAACAACATCAGCTTTTAGCACAAGCCCAAGTTCATGGAAATATAGGACCAGCAGGTTCAGCGAATTTCAGTGACATGGATCCTCGGAGGTTTAGGATGTCACAGCGATCTGGATTGAATGGAAAAGATGGGCAGTCTGCAAATGAAGGATCCATAGGCTCTTCCATTGGTTCACCAAAGATCAGAGCTCCTTCACAGGATCAAGCAGAACTTCTCATGAAG atGAACATGGATCAGATGCAGCATTCTTCAGCACAACAGCAACAATCTGGCCAGTTGCAGCTACAGCAATTGCAGCAG AGcaacaggaaaagaaagcaGCATTCATCTTCTGGAGCTGTGAATAGTACTGGCACTGGAAATACTGCTGGCCCATCCCCAACTTCTGCACCATCAACTCCATCAACCCACACACCTGGTGATGGATTGCCTGTGGCTGGAAGTATGCATGTCAATAGTATGTGTAGAAGTACAATCATGTGTGGTGCAGATGGACCTGGTGGACTTGCATCTTCTTCAAATCAGCTG GAAGACATGGAACACTTCGGAGATGGCTGCTTGGAGGACAATGTAGAATCATTTTTATCTCCTCATGATGATGCAGATCCAAGCTTATTTGGTACACTAAAGAGGAGTCCTATGGACCACAATGCAGATTCTTCGAAAG GTTTTACATTCCTTGAGGTTGGTTGTCTGCGTTCTAGTTCTAACAAAGTTGTCTGCTGCCATTTTTCATCTGATGGGAAATTGTTGGCTAGTGCTGGGCATGAGAAGAAG GTTGTCCTATGGAACATGGACACCTTGAAAACGGAGAGTACTCCTGAAGAACATGATCACTTGATTACAGATATTCGGTTCAAACCTGGTTCATCTCACCTGGCTACATCTTCCTTTGACAGGACAGTGCGACTATGGAATGCTGCTGAT CCAAACTATTGTCTACATGTATATACTGGGCATGGATCCCCAGTCATGTCGCTGGATTTTCATCCAAAGAAGACAGATATTTTGTGTTCTTGTGAAGGCAATGGTGAAATTCGTTTGTGGAGCAGCAACCAATTCGTGTGTACACGTGTTTCcaag CATCGTGCAACTGCACAAGTGCGATTTCAACCGAGAGTTGGGCAACTTCTAGCTGCAGCAGATGAAAATGTTGTATCCATTTTTGATTTCGAGGCAGACAGAAGGATACATGCACTAGAG GGTCACACCAAAGAGGTACACTCTGTCTGCTGGGATGCTAATGGGGACTATCTTGCTTCTGTAAGTGAGGATTCTGTCAGGGTGTGGTCCTTAGCATCTGGTGGTGAATGCATACATGAGCTCAGCTCCAATGGGAACAAGTTCCATTCTTGTGTTTTCCATCCAGCATATCCCACACTCCTTGTAATTGGTGGATATCAG TCGTTGGAGCTCTGGAACATGGTGGATAACAAGACCATGACGGTGGCAGCCCATGAAGGCCTGATAGCAGCATTGGCGCAGTCACCTGCCACAGGTATGGTTGCATCTGCCAGCCATGACAAGTGTGTGAAAATCTGGAAATAA
- the LOC116266375 gene encoding uncharacterized protein LOC116266375: protein MAEDGHKVTLNVYDLSKGLARQLSTTFLGKAIEAIWHTGVVVYGTEYYFGGGIQRDRAGTTPYGTPMKVIDLGVTHVPKDLFEQYLEDISPRYTAETYNLLYHNCNNFSNEVAQFLVGVTIPDYILQLPNEVMSSPMGALIMPMIQRLEMTLRSGSVPQAPQFVPSGAPAEPAVESMSQKTGGSPAKSTVRSTTATSSNMEGSASSAERSAPVTATVGSPRSTKTEKTDAGIGNGAATDAMMEARRRVQEEITREFSALMAAGNLRASEAAALATRKVMERHGMLNASAMSLG from the exons ATGGCTGAG GACGGTCACAAGGTAACACTGAACGTGTATGATCTAAGCAAAGGACTTGCACGTCAGCTTTCAACCACCTTTTTGGGGAAAGCTATAGAAGCGATATG GCACACAGGGGTGGTTGTTTATGGAACTGAATATTATTTTGGTGGAGGTATTCAGAGAGACCGTGCCGGTACGACTCCTTATGGGACGCCAATGAAAGTAATTGATTTGGGTGTGACTCATGTGCCCAAGGACTTATTTGAGCAGTATCTGGAAGATATAAGCCCCCGTTACACGGCCGAAACGTACAACTTGTTATACCACAACTGCAATAACTTCAGCAACGAAGTGGCCCAGTTCTTGGTCGGCGTTACGATTCCTGATTACATTCTTCAGCTTCCTAACGAAGTGATGAGCAGCCCAATGGGCGCATTGATCA TGCCGATGATTCAAAGGTTAGAGATGACATTGAGATCTGGAAGCGTACCACAGGCTCCGCAGTTCGTGCCATCAGGTGCACCTGCTGAACCCGCTGTGGAATCAATGAGTCAGAAGACTGGTGGAAGTCCGGCTAAAAGTACTGTGCGCAGTACCACCGCTACCTCCAGTAACATGGAAGGCTCAGCAAGTTCGGCTGAAAGGTCGGCTCCGGTAACTGCTACCGTTGGTTCACCACGATCCACAAAAACTGAGAAAACAGATGCCGGAATTGGCAATGGAGCTGCCACGGACGCCATGATGGAAGCACGCAGAAGGGTTCAGGAAGAGATCACCAGAGAATTCTCAGCTCTAATGGCTGCTGGAAACTTGAGGGCAAGTGAAGCCGCAGCTCTTGCGACAAGGAAGGTGATGGAGAGACATGGCATGCTGAATGCGTCAGCTATGTCACTGGGCTAA
- the LOC116266086 gene encoding E3 ubiquitin-protein ligase PRT1 isoform X4, translated as MGETIWEADDVDRAAEKDRTVALEPAESENEEELPEGLQCCVCLDLLYKPIALACGHVCCFWCIHKSMSAYGDSSCAFCRSSYNHFPSICQTFHLLIRKKFPVAYRRRGEQVLEEEKEHGCFSPQFGEAADCADSNANNGASQVLSVNDALCPACKQLLYRPVVLNCGHAFCRSCVTNLQNGSLICEVCQSPHPGECSKVCLEFDRFLQEEFPEAYVQRRAAVGQIACTHEGTSQTKKVVKVVPRHAEMHERYQDVHFGVGCDTCGAFPIIGKRYRCTGCTEEIGFDMCDLCYNSKSKLPGRFNQQHKPEHSFKLVRPPMIRYNILGFLDDEPIEENQELSG; from the exons ATGGGGGAGACGATATGGGAAGCGGACGACGTCGATCGAGCTGCGGAGAAGGATCGAACGGTAGCCCTAGAGCCAGCGGAGTCCGAGAACGAAGAGGAATTGCCGGAGGGCCTCCAATGTTGCGTTTGCCT gGATCTTCTTTACAAGCCGATTGCTCTTG CAtgtggccatgtctgttgtttttGGTGCATTCACAAATCTATGAGTGCATATGGTGACTCATCATGTGCATTCTGTAGAAGCTCTTACAATCACTTTCCAAGTATATGCCAGACATTTCACCTTTTGATTCGGAAAAAGTTTCCTGTGGCCTATAGAAGAAGAGGAGAGCAAGTTTTAG aggaggaaaaggaacATGGTTGCTTCTCGCCGCAGTTTGGTGAGGCTGCTGACTGTG CAGACAGTAATGCCAACAATGGAGCTTCTCAGGTCCTATCTGTCAATGATGCACTGTGCCCTGCATGCAAGCAGCTGCTCTATCGACCAGTGGTTCTTAATTGTGGCCATG CCTTTTGTCGATCATGTGTGACGAATTTGCAGAATGGGAGCTTAATATGTGAAGTCTGTCAAAGTCCTCACCCCGGAGAATGCTCAAAAGTGTGCTTGGAGTTTGATAGATTCTTGCAGGAAGAATTCCCTGAGGCATATGTTCAAAGAAGGGCAGCTGTTGGACAAATAGCTTGTACGCATGAAG GTACCAGCCAAACTAAGAAGGTCGTCAAGGTAGTACCTCGTCATGCTGAAATGCATGAAAGGTATCAGGATGTTCACTTTGGAGTTGGATGTGACACCTGTGGG GCTTTTCCAATTATCGGAAAGAGGTACAGGTGCACAGGCTGCACTGAAGAAATTGGTTTTGATATGTGTGATTTGTGTTACAACTCGAAGTCCAAGCTTCCTGGGCGGTTTAACCAGCAGCACAAGCCTGAGCATTCGTTCAAACTAGTGCGACCACCTATGATCAGATACAACATCCTTGGATTCTTGGACGATGAACCAATTGAGGAAAACCAAGAATTATCTGGGTAA
- the LOC116266086 gene encoding E3 ubiquitin-protein ligase PRT1 isoform X2, translating to MGETIWEADDVDRAAEKDRTVALEPAESENEEELPEGLQCCVCLDLLYKPIALACGHVCCFWCIHKSMSAYGDSSCAFCRSSYNHFPSICQTFHLLIRKKFPVAYRRRGEQVLEEEKEHGCFSPQFGEAADCDSNANNGASQVLSVNDALCPACKQLLYRPVVLNCGHAFCRSCVTNLQNGSLICEVCQSPHPGECSKVCLEFDRFLQEEFPEAYVQRRAAVGQIACTHEGSSICTGTSQTKKVVKVVPRHAEMHERYQDVHFGVGCDTCGAFPIIGKRYRCTGCTEEIGFDMCDLCYNSKSKLPGRFNQQHKPEHSFKLVRPPMIRYNILGFLDDEPIEENQELSG from the exons ATGGGGGAGACGATATGGGAAGCGGACGACGTCGATCGAGCTGCGGAGAAGGATCGAACGGTAGCCCTAGAGCCAGCGGAGTCCGAGAACGAAGAGGAATTGCCGGAGGGCCTCCAATGTTGCGTTTGCCT gGATCTTCTTTACAAGCCGATTGCTCTTG CAtgtggccatgtctgttgtttttGGTGCATTCACAAATCTATGAGTGCATATGGTGACTCATCATGTGCATTCTGTAGAAGCTCTTACAATCACTTTCCAAGTATATGCCAGACATTTCACCTTTTGATTCGGAAAAAGTTTCCTGTGGCCTATAGAAGAAGAGGAGAGCAAGTTTTAG aggaggaaaaggaacATGGTTGCTTCTCGCCGCAGTTTGGTGAGGCTGCTGACTGTG ACAGTAATGCCAACAATGGAGCTTCTCAGGTCCTATCTGTCAATGATGCACTGTGCCCTGCATGCAAGCAGCTGCTCTATCGACCAGTGGTTCTTAATTGTGGCCATG CCTTTTGTCGATCATGTGTGACGAATTTGCAGAATGGGAGCTTAATATGTGAAGTCTGTCAAAGTCCTCACCCCGGAGAATGCTCAAAAGTGTGCTTGGAGTTTGATAGATTCTTGCAGGAAGAATTCCCTGAGGCATATGTTCAAAGAAGGGCAGCTGTTGGACAAATAGCTTGTACGCATGAAGGTTCATCAATCTGTACTG GTACCAGCCAAACTAAGAAGGTCGTCAAGGTAGTACCTCGTCATGCTGAAATGCATGAAAGGTATCAGGATGTTCACTTTGGAGTTGGATGTGACACCTGTGGG GCTTTTCCAATTATCGGAAAGAGGTACAGGTGCACAGGCTGCACTGAAGAAATTGGTTTTGATATGTGTGATTTGTGTTACAACTCGAAGTCCAAGCTTCCTGGGCGGTTTAACCAGCAGCACAAGCCTGAGCATTCGTTCAAACTAGTGCGACCACCTATGATCAGATACAACATCCTTGGATTCTTGGACGATGAACCAATTGAGGAAAACCAAGAATTATCTGGGTAA
- the LOC116266086 gene encoding E3 ubiquitin-protein ligase PRT1 isoform X3: MGETIWEADDVDRAAEKDRTVALEPAESENEEELPEGLQCCVCLDLLYKPIALACGHVCCFWCIHKSMSAYGDSSCAFCRSSYNHFPSICQTFHLLIRKKFPVAYRRRGEQVLEEEKEHGCFSPQFGEAADCADSNANNGASQVLSVNDALCPACKQLLYRPVVLNCGHAFCRSCVTNLQNGSLICEVCQSPHPGECSKVCLEFDRFLQEEFPEAYVQRRAAVGQIACTHEGSSICTSQTKKVVKVVPRHAEMHERYQDVHFGVGCDTCGAFPIIGKRYRCTGCTEEIGFDMCDLCYNSKSKLPGRFNQQHKPEHSFKLVRPPMIRYNILGFLDDEPIEENQELSG, translated from the exons ATGGGGGAGACGATATGGGAAGCGGACGACGTCGATCGAGCTGCGGAGAAGGATCGAACGGTAGCCCTAGAGCCAGCGGAGTCCGAGAACGAAGAGGAATTGCCGGAGGGCCTCCAATGTTGCGTTTGCCT gGATCTTCTTTACAAGCCGATTGCTCTTG CAtgtggccatgtctgttgtttttGGTGCATTCACAAATCTATGAGTGCATATGGTGACTCATCATGTGCATTCTGTAGAAGCTCTTACAATCACTTTCCAAGTATATGCCAGACATTTCACCTTTTGATTCGGAAAAAGTTTCCTGTGGCCTATAGAAGAAGAGGAGAGCAAGTTTTAG aggaggaaaaggaacATGGTTGCTTCTCGCCGCAGTTTGGTGAGGCTGCTGACTGTG CAGACAGTAATGCCAACAATGGAGCTTCTCAGGTCCTATCTGTCAATGATGCACTGTGCCCTGCATGCAAGCAGCTGCTCTATCGACCAGTGGTTCTTAATTGTGGCCATG CCTTTTGTCGATCATGTGTGACGAATTTGCAGAATGGGAGCTTAATATGTGAAGTCTGTCAAAGTCCTCACCCCGGAGAATGCTCAAAAGTGTGCTTGGAGTTTGATAGATTCTTGCAGGAAGAATTCCCTGAGGCATATGTTCAAAGAAGGGCAGCTGTTGGACAAATAGCTTGTACGCATGAAGGTTCATCAATCT GTACCAGCCAAACTAAGAAGGTCGTCAAGGTAGTACCTCGTCATGCTGAAATGCATGAAAGGTATCAGGATGTTCACTTTGGAGTTGGATGTGACACCTGTGGG GCTTTTCCAATTATCGGAAAGAGGTACAGGTGCACAGGCTGCACTGAAGAAATTGGTTTTGATATGTGTGATTTGTGTTACAACTCGAAGTCCAAGCTTCCTGGGCGGTTTAACCAGCAGCACAAGCCTGAGCATTCGTTCAAACTAGTGCGACCACCTATGATCAGATACAACATCCTTGGATTCTTGGACGATGAACCAATTGAGGAAAACCAAGAATTATCTGGGTAA
- the LOC116266086 gene encoding E3 ubiquitin-protein ligase PRT1 isoform X5, translating to MSAYGDSSCAFCRSSYNHFPSICQTFHLLIRKKFPVAYRRRGEQVLEEEKEHGCFSPQFGEAADCADSNANNGASQVLSVNDALCPACKQLLYRPVVLNCGHAFCRSCVTNLQNGSLICEVCQSPHPGECSKVCLEFDRFLQEEFPEAYVQRRAAVGQIACTHEGSSICTGTSQTKKVVKVVPRHAEMHERYQDVHFGVGCDTCGAFPIIGKRYRCTGCTEEIGFDMCDLCYNSKSKLPGRFNQQHKPEHSFKLVRPPMIRYNILGFLDDEPIEENQELSG from the exons ATGAGTGCATATGGTGACTCATCATGTGCATTCTGTAGAAGCTCTTACAATCACTTTCCAAGTATATGCCAGACATTTCACCTTTTGATTCGGAAAAAGTTTCCTGTGGCCTATAGAAGAAGAGGAGAGCAAGTTTTAG aggaggaaaaggaacATGGTTGCTTCTCGCCGCAGTTTGGTGAGGCTGCTGACTGTG CAGACAGTAATGCCAACAATGGAGCTTCTCAGGTCCTATCTGTCAATGATGCACTGTGCCCTGCATGCAAGCAGCTGCTCTATCGACCAGTGGTTCTTAATTGTGGCCATG CCTTTTGTCGATCATGTGTGACGAATTTGCAGAATGGGAGCTTAATATGTGAAGTCTGTCAAAGTCCTCACCCCGGAGAATGCTCAAAAGTGTGCTTGGAGTTTGATAGATTCTTGCAGGAAGAATTCCCTGAGGCATATGTTCAAAGAAGGGCAGCTGTTGGACAAATAGCTTGTACGCATGAAGGTTCATCAATCTGTACTG GTACCAGCCAAACTAAGAAGGTCGTCAAGGTAGTACCTCGTCATGCTGAAATGCATGAAAGGTATCAGGATGTTCACTTTGGAGTTGGATGTGACACCTGTGGG GCTTTTCCAATTATCGGAAAGAGGTACAGGTGCACAGGCTGCACTGAAGAAATTGGTTTTGATATGTGTGATTTGTGTTACAACTCGAAGTCCAAGCTTCCTGGGCGGTTTAACCAGCAGCACAAGCCTGAGCATTCGTTCAAACTAGTGCGACCACCTATGATCAGATACAACATCCTTGGATTCTTGGACGATGAACCAATTGAGGAAAACCAAGAATTATCTGGGTAA
- the LOC116266086 gene encoding E3 ubiquitin-protein ligase PRT1 isoform X1, with amino-acid sequence MGETIWEADDVDRAAEKDRTVALEPAESENEEELPEGLQCCVCLDLLYKPIALACGHVCCFWCIHKSMSAYGDSSCAFCRSSYNHFPSICQTFHLLIRKKFPVAYRRRGEQVLEEEKEHGCFSPQFGEAADCADSNANNGASQVLSVNDALCPACKQLLYRPVVLNCGHAFCRSCVTNLQNGSLICEVCQSPHPGECSKVCLEFDRFLQEEFPEAYVQRRAAVGQIACTHEGSSICTGTSQTKKVVKVVPRHAEMHERYQDVHFGVGCDTCGAFPIIGKRYRCTGCTEEIGFDMCDLCYNSKSKLPGRFNQQHKPEHSFKLVRPPMIRYNILGFLDDEPIEENQELSG; translated from the exons ATGGGGGAGACGATATGGGAAGCGGACGACGTCGATCGAGCTGCGGAGAAGGATCGAACGGTAGCCCTAGAGCCAGCGGAGTCCGAGAACGAAGAGGAATTGCCGGAGGGCCTCCAATGTTGCGTTTGCCT gGATCTTCTTTACAAGCCGATTGCTCTTG CAtgtggccatgtctgttgtttttGGTGCATTCACAAATCTATGAGTGCATATGGTGACTCATCATGTGCATTCTGTAGAAGCTCTTACAATCACTTTCCAAGTATATGCCAGACATTTCACCTTTTGATTCGGAAAAAGTTTCCTGTGGCCTATAGAAGAAGAGGAGAGCAAGTTTTAG aggaggaaaaggaacATGGTTGCTTCTCGCCGCAGTTTGGTGAGGCTGCTGACTGTG CAGACAGTAATGCCAACAATGGAGCTTCTCAGGTCCTATCTGTCAATGATGCACTGTGCCCTGCATGCAAGCAGCTGCTCTATCGACCAGTGGTTCTTAATTGTGGCCATG CCTTTTGTCGATCATGTGTGACGAATTTGCAGAATGGGAGCTTAATATGTGAAGTCTGTCAAAGTCCTCACCCCGGAGAATGCTCAAAAGTGTGCTTGGAGTTTGATAGATTCTTGCAGGAAGAATTCCCTGAGGCATATGTTCAAAGAAGGGCAGCTGTTGGACAAATAGCTTGTACGCATGAAGGTTCATCAATCTGTACTG GTACCAGCCAAACTAAGAAGGTCGTCAAGGTAGTACCTCGTCATGCTGAAATGCATGAAAGGTATCAGGATGTTCACTTTGGAGTTGGATGTGACACCTGTGGG GCTTTTCCAATTATCGGAAAGAGGTACAGGTGCACAGGCTGCACTGAAGAAATTGGTTTTGATATGTGTGATTTGTGTTACAACTCGAAGTCCAAGCTTCCTGGGCGGTTTAACCAGCAGCACAAGCCTGAGCATTCGTTCAAACTAGTGCGACCACCTATGATCAGATACAACATCCTTGGATTCTTGGACGATGAACCAATTGAGGAAAACCAAGAATTATCTGGGTAA